The nucleotide sequence TATATATTAGTCATTATGTATCAGCAATTATGCATTACGGAACATGGCTAGCCGTGAAACTCACGTTTTATCTAGTAAGCCTAAAATAGTTTGATGCATAAAAAAAGCACCTTAAGGTGCTTTTTTTATGTGCTCTATAATCGTTATCTCAAATTTAATCATCACGATACAGAGCAGTATGAATAAGACTAGATGATGCTATTGCTCATATCAGATAAGTAAGTCAACGTATTCATCAGCACCAGTTCAGCATGACGTCACGGCAACAATAAACTCTTCTGATAAGCATAAGTTTAATGGCTCTAGTATCAGAGGAGCCGAGCCGTTAACTTATAATAAACTTACTATCAAAAATAAGCATGCCATCACATAAAGTAATCAACTAAAGCGCGTTTAATAAAGCCTGAACGGGATGTAATGTAACTTTATTATCCAAGCGTTTTATTTGGCTGCGGCAAGAATAGCCTGTCACTAATATCTGCTCTGTCGCTAAATTATCGACCTTATGCTGCCAGCTCATTTTATAAAGCGCTTTAGAGTTCTCTAAATTCACTTTTTCGTGACCATAAGTCCCTGCCATGCCGCAACAGCCAACAGGAACACTTGAGAGTGATAAGCCAAAGTGCTGAAAAATATGTTGCCACTGCCCTTCACTACCCGATAATGCCGTTTTCTCGGTACAATGCGCAAATAACTTGTATGCTACAGTCACTTTATTATCGGTACTTTCATCAATGTTGGCACTCTTTGAGCTATTTTTAGCGTCCAAAATAGTCAGTAACCATTCATGGGCTAGATTAACCACAAAATCACCTCGGTTATCGCCCAGTGCCTGTTTATATTCATCTCTAAAACATAAAGTCAACGATGCATCAAGACCGACCATCGGGATTTCAAGTTGATGTATTTTATTCAAAAATTGTGCTGTTGATGTAGCCGTTTTTGCAAATTTTGCTAAGAAACCTTTCACATGTTGAGGCTTACCATTAGGTTTAAAAGGCAGCAAGATTGGTTCAAAGCCTAGTTTTTTAACTAACAGCATAAAGTCTTCAACCACTTTCGCATCGTAAAACGAAGTGAATGGGTCTTGAACAATTAAAAGTAACTTAGCGCGATCATCACGAGATAGTTTTTCAAGGTACTCCAAATCAAAAACGGTAAACTTATGCTCAGCCGCTCTTTGCGTTAACGTCGGTATCGATAATAGCGGCGTATCAACATAACCAATACTAACCTGAGAAAGTTTATCGTAGATACTTGACGCTAAAACACTGTTCACTATTTTTGGCGCTTTAGCCATCATTGGTGTCATGACTTCAACATTAGCAACGAGATGATCTTTTAATGGCCTGAAATAACGTGAATGATAAAGATTAATAAATCGTGCTCTAAAATCAGGTACATCGACTTTAATTGGACACTGACTCGCACATGCTTTACAGGCTAAACAACCTTGCATTGCTTCCATGACTTCATGAGAAAAGTCCTCATCTTGCTTCGTACTAAATTGACTCGTAAAGCGATTTTTAACTTTATCTAATAGTCGCTTAACCGACCATTGTTGGATGTTTTGCTCGAGTGCTAATACATCGACACCTTTAGACTCAACTAAGCGTAGCCACTCACGCATCAAACCTGCTCTACCTTTAGGCGAATGTCGGCGATCGCGTGTTACCTTGCTTGAAGGACACATTGGACTATCTTCATCGTAATTAAAGCATAAGCCATTGCCATTACAATCAAGTGCTGAACTAAAAGAATCCTTTACCGTTACAGGTATTTGTCGGTCATAAAAGCCACGTTTTTTATCATCAACTGAAACTAATTTTTCAGTTGAATGGTAAGGCGTACAAATCTTCCCTGGATTCATTTTATTAAAGGGATCAAAAGCGGCCTTAATTTTTCTGAGTTCGGTAAATAACGTGGCGCCAAAAAATTCTGGACCATATTCACTGCGATAACCTTTACCATGTTCACCCCACATTAAACCGCCATATTTCGCGGTAAGAGCAACCACTTTATCTGAAATGCTTCTCAGTAAAACTTCTTGTTCAGGATCGCACATATCTAATGCCGGGCGCACATGCAAAACACCCGCATCAACATGACCGAACATACCATAATGTAAACCATGGCTATCAAGTAGTTGTTTAAATTCAACAATATAGTCAGCCAAATTTTCTGGTGGAACGGCGGTGTCTTCGGCAAATGCTAATGGTTTTTGACTTCCTTTAGTATTACCTAATAACCCTACTGCCTTCTTACGCATGGTATATAACTTACCGATGCTGGCTAAATCTGAGGTTACTTGGTAACCAATAACCCCCGTTTTATTGGCAATATCTTTATCAAGCTCTGCACATAATGCGCTAACTTGTGCTGATACACTGGCAATGCTCTCACCATTATATTCCACCATATTGATGCCATCCATAACGGCACCATCAACATCTTGCAACATGTCACTGACTAGTTGCCAAACAATATCTTGCTTAGCCAAGTTCAGCACTTTACTGTCAATGGTTTCAACCGACGTTGCTTTTGCTTCGACCAAACGCGGAGAATGGCGAAGTGCTGAATCAAAACTGTCATATTTAATATTGATCAGTGTTTTGGCTTTCGCTATCGGTGTTAGATTGAGTTTTGCTTCACAAACAAAGGCTAATGAACCTTCTGAGCCGGTAATAATACGACTTAGATCAACCATAGATAAGTCGTCATTAAAGACGTTTTCTAAATCATAACCAGTTAAAAATCGATTCAGACGTGGGAATTTTTCTAATATTAATGTCCGATTATCAAAACAAGACGCTAGCACTTGCTGCATCAGTTTAGCTTCACAACTGTCTTGTTTAGCTAATGCTCGCGCAGCTTCCATTGTTTGGGGTTTGGTCGTGAGCAATTCACCATTGGCCAAGACACTTTCAAGACCCAGAACATGATCTGAGGTTTTACCATAAACTAAAGAGCCTTGCCCTGAGGCATCTGTATTTATCATGCCGCCAATAGTGGCACGGTTGCTGGTGGACAAATCAGGTGAAAAGAAGAACCCATGCGGTTTTAGGTAATCGTTGAGTTGATCTTTGATCACACCCGCTTCAACTCGAACCCAGTTTTGTTCAATATTGATTTCTAATATACGATTCATATATTTTGATAAATCAACAACAATGCCTGGTGTCAAACTTTGTCCATTGGTGCCAGTGCCGCCGCCGCGGGCACTAAACTTGATATCATTAAACTTTTCTTCGCAGCCCAGTAGCGTAATAATTTGAATATCTTGCTTACTGCGAGGATGTAGAACCAATTGAGGTAATTGTTGATAAATACTGTTATCTGTCGCGTGTGCTAAGCGGGCACTATATTGAAAATTTATATCACCGGTAAAGTGTTTAGTCGCCAAGATTTTGGCAAATTCTTGATATAAAGGAGAAACTAACTCTTCGGGACTTAAGCGAGGCAACATGGATAAAAATTCTATTAACAATATAAAGTGCTTAATATTATATCATGGCAATTTAGCAATTTGCTCACTTAACAAAAAAAGCCTAAGAACTTTTTATCATCGTCATGACAAAAAGCCCCTAGGCTTAATTTTATAGCAATTGAAATAGTGATGTTCTGCTGAACGACGTAATGCGCTGAGCAATGTCATCACTAACCGTAATGCTTACTTCTTATTATGTTGCTCAGCTAAGTATAACCATGTTGGTAAGACAGTATCAGGGTTAAGCGATAAACTTTCTATACCTTTATCAACTAACCATGCAGCAAAGTCAGCATGATCAGATGGGCCTTGACCACAAATACCGACATACTTACCACGCGCCTTACAAGCTTTAATCGCCATTTCTAACAAGATTTTAATCGCTGGGTCTCGCTCGTCAAATAAGTGTGCAACTAAGCCAGAATCACGGTCTAAACCTAAGGTTAATTGAGTTAAGTCATTAGAGCCAATTGAAAAACCATCAAAATAATCTAAAAATTGATCGGCTAATAAAGCATTCGACGGTAGTTCACACATCATGATAACGCGCAAGCCGTTTTCACCACGTACTAAACCATTATCAGCTAAAATATCAATAACTTGAGATGCTTCTTCTAAGGTACGTACAAATGGGATCATCACCTCAACATGCGTCATATCCATGTCGTTACGTACACGTTTAATCGCTTCACATTCAAGCGCGAAACAATCTCTAAAATCTTTAGAAATGTAACGAGAAGCACCACGATAACCAATCATTGGATTTTCTTCTTCCGGCTCAAAACCTTCGCCGCCAACTAAGTTAGCGTATTCGTTTGATTTAAAATCAGACATACGCACAATAACTTTTTCAGGCGCATAAGCAGCAGCTAACGTAGAAATACCTTCAGTAAGCTTAGCAATGTAAAACTCAACAGGGCTTTCGTAACCGGCGATAATATCGCGAATTTCATCTTGAAG is from Colwellia sp. Arc7-635 and encodes:
- a CDS encoding FAD-binding and (Fe-S)-binding domain-containing protein, whose product is MLPRLSPEELVSPLYQEFAKILATKHFTGDINFQYSARLAHATDNSIYQQLPQLVLHPRSKQDIQIITLLGCEEKFNDIKFSARGGGTGTNGQSLTPGIVVDLSKYMNRILEINIEQNWVRVEAGVIKDQLNDYLKPHGFFFSPDLSTSNRATIGGMINTDASGQGSLVYGKTSDHVLGLESVLANGELLTTKPQTMEAARALAKQDSCEAKLMQQVLASCFDNRTLILEKFPRLNRFLTGYDLENVFNDDLSMVDLSRIITGSEGSLAFVCEAKLNLTPIAKAKTLINIKYDSFDSALRHSPRLVEAKATSVETIDSKVLNLAKQDIVWQLVSDMLQDVDGAVMDGINMVEYNGESIASVSAQVSALCAELDKDIANKTGVIGYQVTSDLASIGKLYTMRKKAVGLLGNTKGSQKPLAFAEDTAVPPENLADYIVEFKQLLDSHGLHYGMFGHVDAGVLHVRPALDMCDPEQEVLLRSISDKVVALTAKYGGLMWGEHGKGYRSEYGPEFFGATLFTELRKIKAAFDPFNKMNPGKICTPYHSTEKLVSVDDKKRGFYDRQIPVTVKDSFSSALDCNGNGLCFNYDEDSPMCPSSKVTRDRRHSPKGRAGLMREWLRLVESKGVDVLALEQNIQQWSVKRLLDKVKNRFTSQFSTKQDEDFSHEVMEAMQGCLACKACASQCPIKVDVPDFRARFINLYHSRYFRPLKDHLVANVEVMTPMMAKAPKIVNSVLASSIYDKLSQVSIGYVDTPLLSIPTLTQRAAEHKFTVFDLEYLEKLSRDDRAKLLLIVQDPFTSFYDAKVVEDFMLLVKKLGFEPILLPFKPNGKPQHVKGFLAKFAKTATSTAQFLNKIHQLEIPMVGLDASLTLCFRDEYKQALGDNRGDFVVNLAHEWLLTILDAKNSSKSANIDESTDNKVTVAYKLFAHCTEKTALSGSEGQWQHIFQHFGLSLSSVPVGCCGMAGTYGHEKVNLENSKALYKMSWQHKVDNLATEQILVTGYSCRSQIKRLDNKVTLHPVQALLNAL